A single Musa acuminata AAA Group cultivar baxijiao chromosome BXJ2-1, Cavendish_Baxijiao_AAA, whole genome shotgun sequence DNA region contains:
- the LOC135598237 gene encoding cell division cycle 20.1, cofactor of APC complex-like — protein sequence MSSSRSRRVEYDRFIPFRSAMDMDYARFALTGPSRPQRDGSRESPSSVAYQKLLDDCILKNRSRILAFKTAPEAPASKLPQFDEPIRPQKKQQRRIPKEPERVLVIHGLLDDNVLNLLDWGSNNVLAIGLKDAVYLWHAANESTKLLQPVEDRGPITCIRWSPDCAVLAVAFGNSDLDLIDPATGHVVDGMEDENQAPVLSLAWRSNSILTVGRFDGTVVDYDFRKDDMFICFYNGHRRGVCSLKWSVLSGRYLASGGQDKLVHIWDACMPISRHHPRQRQWLHRISSHTSTVKAVDWCPTRSNLLASGGGCNDHCVKYVVGNIAMGSFVVSKRQYIFIQAHGFEIFKYERNRLRYKDINASLDLLRG from the exons atgtcttcttcgcgttcTAGGCGTGTGGAGTACGACCGCTTCATCCCGTTCCGGTCGGCGATGGACATGGACTACGCACGCTTTGCCCTAACCGGGCCTTCGAGACCGCAGCGTGATGGTTCGAGGGAATCCCCATCGAGCGTGGCGTACCAAAAGCTTCTTGATGACTGCATTTTGAAGAACAGGTCTCGTATCCTCGCTTTCAAGACTGCACCTGAAGCGCCGGCCAGCAAGCTGCCCCAGTTTGACGAGCCCATTCGGCCGCAGAAGAAACAGCAGAGGCGAATCCCGAAAGAACCAGAGAGGGTTTTGGTAATCCACGGCTtgttggatgataatgttttgaatctcctcgactggggaagcaataatgtgttggcGATTGGTCTTAAGGACGCAGTGTATCTCTGGCACGCTGCAAACGAGTCGACTAAGCTTCTACAACCTGTAGAAGACAGAGGACCTATCACTTGCATCCGCTGGTCGCCAGACTGTGCAGTTCTTGCTGTCGCATTTGGCAATTCAGATTTAGACCTGATTGATCCAGCAACAGGACATGTCGTGGATGGGATGGAAGATGAGAACCAGGCCCCTGTGTTGTCACTTGCGTGGAGAAGTAATTCAATCTTGACAGTCGGAAGATTTGATGGCACTGTTGTTGATTATGACTTTAGAAAGGATGACATGTTCATCTGTTTCTATAATGGGCATCGGCGTGGagtttgtagtcttaaatggtccGTGTTGTCAGGGCGGTATTTGGCGAGTGGAGGGCAGGACAAACTAGTGCACATATGGGATGCCTGCATGCCTATCTCACGTCACCATCCACGTCAACGTCAATGGCTTCACAGGATCAGCAGCCACACTTCCACTGTGAAGGCCGTTGACTGGTGCCCAACTCGGAGCAACCtgctggcttctggtggaggttgcaatgatcattgcgttaa ATATGTTGTTGGTAACATTGCGATGGGAAGTTTTGTGGTGTCAAAGAGGCAGTACATTTTCATACAAGCGCATGGATTCGAGATCTTCAAATATGAGCGCAACCGCCTAAG ATACAAAGATATTAATGCATCTTTGGATTTGCTTAGAGGGTGA